From Homo sapiens chromosome 6, GRCh38.p14 Primary Assembly, the proteins below share one genomic window:
- the TTBK1 gene encoding tau-tubulin kinase 1 isoform X5 has translation MQCLAAALKDETNMSGGGEQADILPANYVVKDRWKVLKKIGGGGFGEIYEAMDLLTRENVALKVESAQQPKQVLKMEVAVLKKLQGKDHVCRFIGCGRNEKFNYVVMQLQGRNLADLRRSQPRGTFTLSTTLRLGKQILESIEAIHSVGFLHRDIKPSNFAMGRLPSTYRKCYMLDFGLARQYTNTTGDVRPPRNVAGFRGTVRYASVNAHKNREMGRHDDLWSLFYMLVEFAVGQLPWRKIKDKEQVGMIKEKYEHRMLLKHMPSEFHLFLDHIASLDYFTKPDYQLIMSVFENSMKERGIAENEAFDWEKAGTDALLSTSTSTPPQQNTRQTAAMFGVVNVTPVPGDLLRENTEDVLQGEHLSDQENAPPILPGRPSEGLGPSPHLVPHPGGPEAEVWEETDVNRNKLRINIGKVTAARAKGVGGLFSHPRFPALCPCPVPPKHPVPGHLPACPASVSRSLPALASLCLPSSSSSVSFTLRRPSAHSRLISPSSWHSPLLQSPCVEEEQSRGMGVPSSPVRAPPDSPTTPVRSLRYRRVNSPESERLSTADGRVELPERRSRMDLPGSPSRQACSSQPAQMLSVDTGHADRQASGRMDVSASVEQEALSNAFRSVPLAEEEDFDSKEWVIIDKETELKDFPPGAEPSTSGTTDEEPEELRPLPEEGEERRRLGAEPTVRPRGRSMQALAEEDLQHLPPQPLPPQLSQGDGRSETSQPPTPGSPSHSPLHSGPRPRRRESDPTGPQRQLEEDRLSGHSLPRYSPLRRLASSVFSSSTLETEHYPHPGGGGSSGSSGSLIQRSRSAESSPVRAPHRRHAPLAAGNHRLMPSVLRISRSQLQQVWARFTHKT, from the exons ATGCAGTGCCTAGCGGCCGCCCTTAAGGACGAAACCAACAtgagtgggggaggggagcaggcCGACATCCTGCCGGCCAACTACGTGGTCAAGGATCGCTGGAAGGTG CTGAAAAAGATCGGGGGCGGGGGCTTTGGTGAGATCTACGAGGCCATGGACCTGCTGACCAGGGAGAATGTGGCCCTCAAGGTGGAGTCAGCCCAGCAGCCCAAGCAGGTCCTCAAGATGGAGGTGGCCGTGCTCAAGAAGTTGCAAG GGAAGGACCATGTGTGCAGGTTCATTGGCTGTGGCAGGAACGAGAAGTTTAACTATGTAGTGATGCAGCTCCAG GGCCGGAACCTGGCCGACCTGCGCCGTAGCCAGCCGCGAGGCACCTTCACGCTGAGCACCACATTGCGGCTGGGCAAGCAGATCTTGGAGTCCATCGAGGCCATCCACTCTGTGGGCTTCCTGCACCGTGACATCAAGCCT TCAAACTTTGCCATGGGCAGGCTGCCCTCCACCTACAGGAAGTGCTATATGCTGGACTTCGGGCTGGCCCGGCAGTACACCAACACCACGGGGGATGTGCGGCCC CCTCGGAATGTGGCCGGGTTTCGAGGAACGGTTCGCTATGCCTCAGTCAATGCCCACAAGAACCGG gAGATGGGCCGCCACGACGACCTGTGGTCCCTCTTCTACATGctggtggagtttgcagtgggccAGCTGCCCTGGAGGAAGATCAAGGACAAG GAACAGGTAGGGATGATCAAGGAGAAGTATGAGCACCGGATGCTGCTGAAGCACATGCCGTCAGAGTTCCACCTCTTCCTGGACCACATTGCCAGCCTCGACTACTTCACCAAGCCCGACTACCAG TTGATCATGTCAGTGtttgagaacagcatgaaggagAGGGGCATTGCCGAGAATGAGGCCTTTGACTGGGAGAAGGCAGGCACCGATGCCCTCCTGTCCACGAGCACCTCTACCCCGCCCCAGCAGAACACCCGGCAGACGGCAGCCATGTTTGG GGTGGTCAATGTGACGCCAGTGCCTGGGGACCTGCTCCGGGAGAACACCGAGGATGTGCTACAGGGAGAGCACCTGAGTGACCAGGAGAATGCACCCCCAATTCTGCCCGGGAGGCCCTCTGAGGGGCTGGGCCCCAGTCCCCACCTTGTCCCCCACCCCGGGGGTCCTGAGGCTGAAGTCTGGGAGGAGACAGATGTCAACCGGAACAAACTCCGGATCAACATCGGCAAAGTAACTGCCGCCAGGGCGAAGGGCGTGGGTGGCCTTTTCTCTCACCCCCGATTCCCAGCCTTGTGCCCCTGCCCTGTTCCTCCTAAGCACCCTGTCCCCGGCCATCTGCCTGCTTGCCCTGCCTCTGTTTCCCGGTCCCTCCCCGCACTAGCCTCGCTGTGTcttccatcatcatcatcctctgtCTCCTTCACCCTGAGGAGACCATCCGCCCACAGCCGCCTCATCAGCCCCAGCTCATGGCACTCCCCTCTCCTGCAGAGCCCCTGTGTGGAGGAGGAACAGAGCCGAGGCATGGGGGTCCCCAGCTCCCCAGTGCGTGCCCCCCCAGACTCCCCCACAACCCCAGTCCGTTCTCTGCGCTACCGGAGGGTGAACAGCCCTGAGTCAGAAAGGCTGTCCACGGCGGACGGGCGAGTGGAGCTACCTGAGAGGAG GTCACGGATGGATCTGCCTGGCTCGCCCTCGCGCCAGGCCTGCTCCTCTCAGCCAGCCCAGATGCTGTCAGTGGACACAGGCCACGCTGACCGACAGGCCAGTGGCCGCATGGACGTGTCAGCCTCTGTGGAGCAGGAGGCCCTGAGCAACGCCTTCCGCTCGGTGCCGCTGGCTGAGGAGGAGGATTTCGACAGCAAAGAGTGGGTCATCATCGACAAGGAGACGGAGCTCAAGGACTTCCCTCCAGGGGCTGAGCCCAGCACATCGGGCACCACGGATGAGGAGCCCGAGGAGCTGCGGCCACTGCCCGAGGAGGGCGAAGAGCGGCGGCGGCTGGGGGCAGAGCCCACCGTCCGGCCCCGGGGACGCAGCATGCAGGCGCTGGCGGAGGAGGACCTGCAGCATTTGCCgccccagcccctgccacccCAGCTGAGCCAGGGCGATGGCCGTTCCGAGACGTCACAGCCCCCCACGCCTGGCAGCCCTTCCCACTCACCCCTGCACTCGGGACCCCGCCCTCGACGGAGAGAGTCGGACCCCACAGGCCCACAGAGACAG TTGGAGGAGGACAGACTCTCGGGGCACTCCCTCCCGCGGTACAGCCCCCTGCGACGACTGGCGTCCTCCGTGTTCTCCTCCTCCACGCTGGAGACGGAGCATTACCCTCAccccggcggcggcggctcctCGGGCTCCTCCGGTTCCCTCATTCAGCGCAGCCGCTCGGCTGAGAGCAGCCCTGTGCGGGCGCCCCACCGGCGCCACGCGCCCCTCGCTGCTGGCAACCACAGACTCATGCCCTCGGTGCTCCGCATCTCGCGGTCCCAGCTGCAGCAGGTGTGGGCCCGGTTCACCCACAAGACCTAG